From the genome of Astatotilapia calliptera chromosome 3, fAstCal1.2, whole genome shotgun sequence:
aaaaaacaaaagtctcCGCACTCTGATAGTCTCCATgtaatcaacaacaacaaacacacattatgcccataTCAtggtctaaaccaatcagagatagtcaggggcgggacttctctgattggccgtggtccagataTTTCTGTAGCTCTTCTTGTCTACATTTGAAAGTGCGGCGGATAGAGGGAGGTGAGTAGCGTGATTAACGcaatatcgattcattaaatcctgaatcgacttttaagtATAAACGTATTTTTGacagaaacgccagaatctcaggttaaagctcacaaaactatttcaacaaccaccaaacagctaaaacggtaaatgagagcaggttaACGGATTCGACATAAAAACGTCAGAATCAGCGAGATGTCGGTTTTCTGACCTAACGGCACGTACACGGACACGCTGAAAGTCGAAAGCACAGATCCggtctttgtgtttacgtcaCTTTTTTTGCGCTAGATTCTGatgctgcaggttttttttcgatctccaaccaaaactgactgaaccagcagcaaaaaaagatccaaactatgcttcacatttgataaacatcGTCAcgaattccctcttacttttgctgttttgcttccaccaaaAGCACATCTGGCacagctgctctctctctcagtatacttcaagaacagttttctgtctcaaatctgttttctgcattattcgttGGCTTATTACGCACAAGTTATGTACAGTGCTGTCGgctactgtttttgtttttgtttttcaaaaatgaccTCCACAAGAAAGCGTAATGTCTGCTGTTTAATAGCGAAGAAATttcaactttttaaatatttacattaaaattaaattttttctAAATTATGCCAAATTACTGCTAAATgatcataattataatatttctgactgtctgaggcaaaattcaatcaaatcgaatcgggacttcgtgaatcagaatcaaatggattatagaaatcagtgatgataccctgCCCTAGTGAGTAGCCTAGGcccgacagaagtggatgtagctgtgggtaatgacaaaagatgaaaagaaggattgataactttttcgttaaggcctgatctgtgtgaaattcatagccagtgctctgacacagaGCCATCAACGCTGAAAAAGCAGTGTATCCAGAAAGCTCATTATATGCTGcgataaatgcactgcccaagtttcccctctccccactgcctttAAGCAGCagtcagcagcaaacaggttgTCAGAGGAGGCCGAtgtgattaagtttaacattgtctacaatattgccaaagagtgccaaagtgccaaagcactttaagcacaagcactttttaagTAACTTATCCTTCCTATAGAACTGTGCtccaaataaagaactttgttagttaatcatttacaaatcaataatgtctgtatggacagcaacttaaaaaaaaaagtgaacttgATTAAGCAatgcggttgaaaaatttggGTGCACCTAGCCTTTGTTTTGTGCAGCATTTACAGGGTGTAAACCCACTTCCCTTTGGGGAaggttttgtttaaagtttgctTGGTCACCTGGTTAGATTTACTGCTTCTGTGATTCTTGAGTCACTTGAGTCTTGTGATAGTCGTGAACAAAGCTGAACTTCTGTGTCTTTATCTTTTGAAGTTTTCATTGGAGACGATGCTTGACACGTACACACTGACATACGTCTACAGATGTAGACCTCCATTTGTGGTCGTACGTAAGAACTGGTGCCACGCTGACCTCAGCAGGACCATCATCAGACAGATGACTTTAAtatgtgttctgtttttgtctcagGATGTTTccaggtgattttgtttgtcaTGCACATTGCTCAGCTCATCATGGGTAAGCACAGGTGCACTCACTGTTAGACAGATGTAGACATTTTCATAAATGTATACAGTTAGGTATTTTTCTGTGTCCTAAAAGGAGCATTGAACCTCCATGACTGTCCCAGGGAGCCCTTTATTCCCATCTACCTGCTGGTGGTTGGAGTGGTGACCTTGCTGTTCTCCATCCTTCAGTGTCTCCGCAACTGCAGGAGCGCCTGGAGCTGCCTCGTTTCACTCTTCGTCTTCTGCTGGTTCATTGCTGGTAAGCtgaaaaatggaagaaagcagttttgttttgtttgtttgcttcccaGAAAGCAAATGTAAGACTCAGCATGTAGGTAAAACCTTCAGACATTCGCACCCAATTACTTCCTGATCTTACTGCTCATATGTTACTTCCACTGGTTGCCTTGGTTACCTCCTCCAGACCACACTATTTATGTGTGTTGCTGCATTGTTAAATAAACTAACACTGTCTGCACTTCAGTCaaatcttgattgtttgattttaaattcACTCTGCTGGTGAACAgaggtaaataaaataatgtggaaCCCATTGATTTCATGTATGAAAGTTCTTGGTATGGGCAGCACCAAAAAACCAATAAAGCATGTGAGAGAAACAGATATGGTaggtgtaccataataacaaaCATTCATCAGCGTTATGTTAATGAATCACACAAGTGCActggagaaagaaaataaataatagtcATGAAACTCTTCACTtctatattaaacattttatttttgctctgtCTTTCAGGAAACGTGTGGATCTACTCCGTCTATGAGCCCAACTACAATAAGACAGCGAGCCCGCATATGTACTGCGACAAAACACTCTACCTGTTTGCCTTCTGGACCATGAACCTGAACTACATCCTTTTAGGCTTCTCGCTCTTCTGTCCCTGTTGcttgtgcttttttgttttgcctttacCCTATGGTGAATAAACAAAAAGCAATGAATACTGTGGATGGTGGTTTATATTGAATAACGATTTAAAAAGTTATCTTACGTCATGTCGTAATATGACACGTTCATCATTGGCTGATGTGTTAACAGGTTCCTTTCATGTGAGAATATGAAAGTAAAGACATTTATGTCCTTGTATgctgttgtattattttaaGCTTGATTTGTATGTTAAGTAATACTTTCACACACTTCGCATTTTCTGATTTGTCATCCTTCTGACACTCTTATCTTTGATTTACCTGACATATACAGTCTCACGGCTTCCTTTGTGTCTCTGTAGGCTTCATTACTAGCTCGTCATGATGCCAGAGAGTGATAGACCTCAACACACTTGCATACCTCAACCAATAAGTAAGAAAGTGATTTTGAACAGTTTTgcacacatctgctgctgcatggTGTCATTTGTGAATGAAACCATATCGTGTCTGCTGTCCATCAGATTTGATCTCCATGGTATTCTTCATCATGTTTGTTGTTCAGGGGATAGTTGGTAAGTGAGAGAGGCACTATAATCAGAATGAATTTATCTACATTCATTTAATGTGTTGGAAATAAAACTTGAAAATTGAAATAACATAATGAAATAATGAACTGTGGAACAGCAACTTGACACTCCTCATTTTCGTGTTTGTAGGATTTGTGCACATTAATAACTGTCCGAGGCGCCATTCATCCCCATCTATATGTTCCTCTGTGGTCTCATAATCGTCTTCTCTGTACTGAGCTGTTTGAAGAACTGGTGCAATATTTTCTGTTGCTAAATGAACAGACTAAATGAACAAGTAACTGAGAAATAGAAAATAATCCTCTCGATGACAAAGTTAGGATTTAGCTAAAGGAGTGGCTGATTGCAGATTCCTCTTAGAAACACTGGTTACAGTGATGTCACATATAGGACTCTATCCACCAGTTTTTGGGGTATATTTACGTGCGATCATAGCAACACctacaataaaaagaaataaaaataaacaaataaataaataaatgtgcagaACAAAAAGAACTCAAATCTGACTTCTAGACAGCACATTTTTCTTCAAGTCATTTGCGCCACTTCTTCCAAGTCCAGCAAAGAACTGACTGCAATAACATTCAAAGACCACTAGATGTCCCCCTAATGCCTCAAATCACACAGCCCTTAATGCTTCATTTTTGATATtaagcatttattttattttattttaatttattttgttttgttttatttatcacaCCAGCCTTCATCGTGGCTGTTGTTACTGTACTTGAAAGGATGATAgcattactactactactgataagaataaaattaaacattattactccttcctgatcagtttatCCAGCTCCAGTGCTGAtcccccagcagaccacagtaAAGTACGCTGTGCTCACCACAGCTGACTGATGGAAAATCAACATCACTTTGCTGCACATGTTTAAGGATCACGGCTCTTACTGCACATCACCAAATCAGCGAGTGCTCTGCCCAGCCTCACACACTGTGTCCAGTTTGTCAGATAGTCAGTAATCCATGAGATGGTGCACGTGTTTACTGACACTTCCTGTTGTCCTCCTCTCAGTAGCAGCATCTGAATCTAGTTAAACGTATTTGAGGAATCAAAGGTGATCAATAACTCTAGTAACAAGCAGATGATTGCATCATCCACTGACAGATTTGTCCTGCAGAGCATCAGAGATGTTTTTACCTGGAGTCTTGGGTGGTTTAGCCACTCCAGCACCTTCACCAGATGTGATGTGAGGGTAGCTGGTTAATAGCCGTTAAGCTCTGATGGTGCTTACTTCTTTGGGTAGCAGATCCCAATATTTGAAAGTCAAAAAGTTGGCTtaatttctttagtttaatacattaaaaaaaacttttcgtGATCTCTCAAAGAGCTCACCTGTGGGAAATATCACATCTGCCAATGAAAGATGTTGCTGCGAAGGAATAATAAATTCCTTCACAGCAATTTTGAATAATAACTTCAAACTTGTgtcaaaaatttcaaattttgtttggtaaaatgaataaaaacttcTCAACAGATGGGCCATGTCACATAAGGTTTATTTACTGTAACATGCCAATAAGAAATCTGAGTGTACCCAGTGTAAAAATGCTCAGTTAGTGCCTGATGACCTGAAGAAGATGTGGATGTCTTGcttttcatcatcatcctccaTTGCTGATGCTAGCTGCAGCTCTGTCAGTGAATTTGGATTTCAGGCTCAACTACTGTACACTCTTCAGGTTTTAGATATATTTTCTGATTGACCGGGTGCTTTATCAGGTTTTATGTGTTGCCATGGTTATTTCTGAGAGCTTTGTCAAGTTATGAAAAGTTTAAACACGCATGAGACAACTTGCAGCTCACCACCGTTGTCTTGCCATCTTTGTTTGTTGGTCTTCAACACATCCAAAGATCGCTGCTCACTCCTCTGAAACTCTTGTTCTTCCTCTAATCCAGATGTGTTCTGGTACCAAAGTTTGACACCAGCTGATTTATTAGTACAGACGGTTGGTATCCTAAAAAGTAGAGTTTGGTATACAAACCTATTGTTTCTACTGTTGGCGTCTCCTTCTTTGTAAGTCAGCCAGTGTGGTTGTGTTAGTCGCTCTGGCACAAACAGCACACCAAAGCTGATCCAAGTGTTCAGTGGGTTTGAGGTCAGGACTGCAGGCAGGTATTACCATCCAAACTCCACCTCTGTCAGGGCGAGCGTTGTAGCGATTGCCACTGGTTTCAGTCTTGTGTTCCCAGTGATGCGGATGCTGACGCACACTATCACAATGACTCAAAACTTTGCCTTAGTCTCTGTCATGGTATCTGTGTATCTTCGCTGATGTCTGCTCGTCActtatccattttttaaaatttctaaaacagtaactgtaattcagaaaaaaaagacagatttcatGCAGTTTTCATTCATACTCAcgataaaatgaaaatgtacctAAAGTAGGAGGAATTATCCTGGAATTTTGAACTGTTTGACATTTGCTGCACAGAGCCAACAACACCAAAAACAGTTTGGGTGTTCTTTAAGGAATATGGCTGAAGAACAAGTATTAAAGTGAAAGTCACTGTAAAAGGAAGTGTAGACAGCAACACTTTCAATCTGACTGCACTATATATTGCCAAGTTCTCATGAAACTCTCTCTCTTCAAAGACAAAGACCTGTCAGTCGTGCAAACAGGTAGGCCTTAATCCAATCACTTAATACATTTAAGGTTTATTTGATAACTATTTGATATACATTTATATCCATTTGTTATTCAGATTTTCGACATGCTGTATGTTCagtatcatttcattttcacagacTAACGAATAACTGTTTATAATTTGTCATACTTATTCTAGACTTATCGTTTCTTTTACCGGACATATAGACAGCTTGAGCATGTCTCACAGccttgtttgtgtctttgtaggTCCATTTATAACTAGTCATAATGCCAGAGAGTGAAAGACCTTATTTCACCTGGATACGTCAAACAATAGGTGAGAGaatgatttaaaatgtttttgcacacaTCTGCGGCTGCAGCTTGGAGTCATTTGTGACTGAAATCACTTTGTGTCTGCCTTCCTTCAGCTTGCACCTTGCTGGTTTACCACatcatgttttttcttcaggCGATCACTGGTAAGTGACAGACGCTCCATATTCAGATTGCAttcctttt
Proteins encoded in this window:
- the LOC113018764 gene encoding uncharacterized protein LOC113018764 isoform X1, whose protein sequence is MLDTYTLTYVYRCRPPFVVVRCFQVILFVMHIAQLIMGALNLHDCPREPFIPIYLLVVGVVTLLFSILQCLRNCRSAWSCLVSLFVFCWFIAGNVWIYSVYEPNYNKTASPHMYCDKTLYLFAFWTMNLNYILLGFSLFCPCCLCFFVLPLPYGE
- the LOC113018764 gene encoding uncharacterized protein LOC113018764 isoform X2, with amino-acid sequence MLDTYTLTYVYRCRPPFVVVRCFQVILFVMHIAQLIMALNLHDCPREPFIPIYLLVVGVVTLLFSILQCLRNCRSAWSCLVSLFVFCWFIAGNVWIYSVYEPNYNKTASPHMYCDKTLYLFAFWTMNLNYILLGFSLFCPCCLCFFVLPLPYGE
- the LOC113018764 gene encoding transmembrane protein 272-like isoform X4 — encoded protein: MFPGDFVCHAHCSAHHGEPFIPIYLLVVGVVTLLFSILQCLRNCRSAWSCLVSLFVFCWFIAGNVWIYSVYEPNYNKTASPHMYCDKTLYLFAFWTMNLNYILLGFSLFCPCCLCFFVLPLPYGE
- the LOC113018764 gene encoding transmembrane protein 272-like isoform X3; this encodes MHIAQLIMGALNLHDCPREPFIPIYLLVVGVVTLLFSILQCLRNCRSAWSCLVSLFVFCWFIAGNVWIYSVYEPNYNKTASPHMYCDKTLYLFAFWTMNLNYILLGFSLFCPCCLCFFVLPLPYGE